One window from the genome of Treponema sp. OMZ 838 encodes:
- a CDS encoding DegT/DnrJ/EryC1/StrS family aminotransferase — translation MNTTEQNPAREIPFFRPSFDRREEEAAIRVLHSGWLTTGKETLAFEKEFADMVHSPYALAVNSASNGLMLAMEAFGIGKGTKILTSPYTFVSTATSALHLGGEAVYADIEADSYSIDPEKIEDKLKQDKSIKAIVPIHIAGNLCNMKAINSLAKKYNVAVIEDAAHAFPAKTADGYGGTFGDAGVFSFYATKTITTGEGGMICVRNPEAAERIKLMRSHGINRTIWDRYTDKHASWQYDVVAEGYKCNLPDILSAIGRVQLQKAEEFYRKRKLIAERFTRAFEPLDFFQVPPDGAGNAWHLYLLRIAPETLSVGRDDFARALQERGLGISVHFIPHFELTFLKERYNLRAQDFPNAAAHYSQSISLPFWPDMTDEDVQYVIDTVIDTAKKFRR, via the coding sequence ATGAATACAACCGAACAAAATCCCGCTAGGGAGATACCTTTTTTTAGACCGTCGTTCGACCGCAGAGAAGAAGAAGCGGCAATCCGCGTGCTGCATTCGGGCTGGCTAACAACCGGCAAGGAAACGCTCGCCTTCGAAAAAGAGTTTGCCGATATGGTACACAGCCCGTATGCGCTTGCAGTCAATTCCGCGTCAAACGGATTGATGCTCGCAATGGAAGCCTTCGGAATCGGCAAGGGAACCAAAATACTCACCAGCCCGTACACTTTTGTCTCGACTGCAACCAGTGCCTTGCACCTCGGCGGAGAAGCGGTCTATGCGGATATCGAAGCGGACTCATACAGTATCGATCCGGAAAAAATCGAAGATAAACTCAAGCAGGATAAAAGCATTAAAGCGATTGTGCCTATCCATATCGCAGGAAACCTCTGCAATATGAAAGCGATTAACAGCCTCGCAAAGAAATACAACGTTGCGGTTATCGAGGACGCAGCCCATGCCTTTCCTGCAAAAACAGCGGACGGCTACGGCGGTACCTTCGGCGACGCGGGCGTGTTCTCTTTTTATGCCACCAAAACCATCACAACCGGAGAAGGCGGTATGATCTGCGTCCGCAATCCCGAAGCGGCGGAACGCATTAAGCTGATGCGCTCCCACGGTATCAACCGCACAATATGGGATCGCTACACCGACAAGCACGCCAGTTGGCAATACGATGTTGTTGCGGAAGGCTATAAATGCAACCTGCCGGATATTTTATCGGCAATCGGCAGAGTACAGTTACAAAAGGCGGAAGAGTTTTACCGGAAACGGAAGCTCATCGCCGAACGCTTTACCCGCGCCTTTGAACCGCTCGACTTTTTTCAAGTTCCGCCGGACGGAGCAGGCAATGCGTGGCACCTCTACCTCCTCCGCATCGCACCGGAAACGCTTTCCGTCGGCAGGGATGACTTTGCCCGCGCGCTGCAAGAACGGGGACTCGGTATTTCAGTCCACTTTATCCCCCACTTTGAACTGACCTTCCTGAAAGAGCGGTATAACCTGCGCGCACAGGACTTCCCCAATGCCGCAGCGCACTATTCGCAGAGCATCAGCCTTCCGTTCTGGCCGGATATGACCGATGAGGATGTGCAGTATGTCATCGATACGGTAATCGATACTGCAAAAAAGTTCCGCAGATAG
- a CDS encoding glycoside hydrolase family 3 protein: MNSTTLTEHIGQMFACGFPGTQMPEDFIALVKKYKVGNVILFKHNITSLVQLKTLCADIQTLITAETGHPAFITIDQEGGAVSRLAEDYYNVPGAMALAATGDEINAYTAGKITGEILHAHGVNFDLAPVLDVNSNPHNPVIGVRSYGDDPTLVGCYGLQMVRGLTAGGVLSAAKHFPGHGDTSVDSHLTLPTVRKSKAELEEMEIAPFAHVIKTGLLPAVTISHILFPAIDEQFPATISKKIVTGLLKEKLGFNGLVISDCMEMKAMQTYFGTAESAAAAINAGIELIFISHTIPTACAAIETVTRACADKQISAATIEQAAGKIIGLKKQFKPAQPLPEKTMEEYRKTIASLRRKTLTGYHLSESGFPNLGSKPFFAGPQPFIVTNVSNDVDNSISFARSMQTAFGGTGIDTSIDPDEAEIARIVAQAESATGIVAASYNGHVKQGQLKLIQALTRLHKPMIAVALRNPYDLGCLPDTVCGLAAYEYSNAALSRITEMLKTNAKPEGHFSVTIPKIVLE; encoded by the coding sequence ATGAACAGCACTACGTTAACCGAACATATCGGACAGATGTTTGCCTGCGGTTTTCCGGGGACGCAAATGCCGGAAGACTTTATCGCATTGGTAAAAAAATACAAGGTTGGCAATGTTATCCTCTTTAAGCATAACATTACAAGCCTTGTGCAGCTCAAGACGCTCTGTGCAGATATACAGACCTTGATTACCGCTGAAACCGGACACCCTGCCTTCATCACGATTGACCAAGAAGGAGGCGCTGTTTCACGGCTTGCCGAAGACTACTATAACGTACCGGGCGCAATGGCACTGGCGGCAACCGGCGATGAAATAAATGCCTACACCGCCGGTAAAATCACGGGAGAAATCCTCCATGCCCACGGCGTAAACTTTGACTTAGCACCGGTGCTGGACGTCAATTCCAATCCGCATAATCCGGTTATCGGGGTACGCAGCTATGGAGATGATCCTACCCTTGTCGGCTGCTACGGGCTTCAGATGGTACGGGGACTCACCGCAGGAGGAGTGCTCAGTGCCGCAAAGCATTTTCCCGGGCACGGCGACACATCAGTCGATTCGCACCTCACGTTACCGACCGTCCGTAAATCAAAAGCGGAACTGGAAGAGATGGAAATTGCCCCCTTTGCACACGTCATCAAAACGGGACTGCTTCCCGCGGTTACCATCTCGCATATTCTCTTTCCCGCCATCGATGAGCAATTCCCTGCGACCATCTCTAAAAAGATCGTAACCGGCTTATTAAAAGAAAAACTCGGATTCAACGGATTGGTTATCAGCGACTGCATGGAGATGAAGGCAATGCAAACGTACTTCGGCACCGCGGAAAGCGCTGCGGCGGCAATCAATGCGGGTATCGAACTGATTTTTATCTCCCACACCATACCGACCGCCTGCGCCGCCATCGAAACGGTAACGCGCGCCTGTGCGGACAAACAGATTTCTGCAGCAACCATCGAACAGGCAGCCGGAAAGATTATCGGCTTAAAAAAGCAATTCAAACCCGCACAGCCGCTGCCGGAAAAAACGATGGAAGAATATCGAAAAACCATTGCAAGTCTCCGGCGCAAAACGCTGACGGGCTATCATCTGTCCGAAAGCGGATTCCCCAACCTCGGCAGCAAACCGTTTTTTGCCGGCCCGCAGCCGTTCATTGTTACCAATGTGTCGAACGACGTCGATAATTCAATCAGCTTTGCACGCTCCATGCAAACCGCATTCGGCGGCACCGGCATCGATACGTCGATCGACCCTGACGAAGCGGAAATCGCGCGAATCGTTGCGCAGGCGGAATCGGCTACCGGTATCGTCGCAGCGAGCTATAACGGACACGTAAAACAGGGACAGCTCAAATTGATCCAAGCCCTTACACGCCTGCATAAACCGATGATCGCTGTCGCCCTGCGCAATCCCTACGACCTCGGCTGCCTGCCTGATACCGTCTGCGGCCTCGCTGCCTATGAATACAGCAATGCAGCACTATCCCGTATCACCGAGATGCTCAAAACGAATGCCAAACCGGAAGGGCATTTCAGCGTTACTATCCCGAAGATTGTACTTGAATAA
- a CDS encoding exo-beta-N-acetylmuramidase NamZ domain-containing protein, which yields MVLNGIDRICDFDSLFKGKKLGVITSLSGLSKDFIPSWKILAEQYTVRALFAPEHGLYGCEDAGTVWEGENKSVSGIPLYSLYRQDGQDFKPDMLADIDTLVYDIQDAGVRFYTYISTLILAMRAVSAHGKDFIVLDRPNPLGGVKTEGNIVKKDFESFVGMYSLCIRYGLTAAELARMVHTEEQLRCPLHIIPMEHWRRDMLFTETGRVWIPPSPNLPHFDNTLAYPGTALFEGSDVSEGRGTANPFTLIGAPYIDAEKLADTMNAAKLRGVHFLPARFTPSASKYVGVPCRGVQLFITDYKAFEPVKTGVTLLFAVKIAYPDDFRFLPTPEATAADGNLSASIDRLGGDSLLRTASSAAEVCSIFEKEAKTFYRRIRPFFIYS from the coding sequence ATGGTATTGAACGGAATAGACCGGATATGTGATTTCGATTCTCTTTTTAAAGGAAAAAAGCTCGGTGTTATTACTTCGCTGTCCGGGCTTTCTAAAGATTTTATCCCTTCGTGGAAAATACTTGCCGAACAGTATACGGTACGCGCCCTCTTCGCGCCGGAGCATGGGCTTTACGGCTGTGAAGACGCCGGCACGGTATGGGAAGGCGAAAACAAATCGGTTTCCGGTATTCCGCTCTACAGCCTCTACCGGCAAGACGGGCAGGATTTTAAGCCCGATATGCTGGCCGATATCGACACCTTAGTCTACGACATTCAGGATGCCGGCGTCCGATTTTATACCTATATTTCTACATTGATACTCGCAATGCGGGCAGTATCGGCGCATGGTAAGGATTTTATCGTACTTGACCGGCCTAATCCGCTCGGCGGCGTTAAAACGGAAGGTAACATCGTAAAAAAAGACTTTGAAAGTTTTGTCGGTATGTACTCGCTGTGCATCCGCTACGGTTTAACCGCCGCCGAACTTGCACGAATGGTACACACGGAGGAACAGCTGCGCTGCCCGCTGCATATTATACCGATGGAACACTGGCGCCGCGATATGCTTTTTACCGAAACCGGCCGCGTGTGGATACCACCCTCCCCCAATCTGCCGCACTTTGACAATACGCTCGCCTATCCGGGTACCGCGTTGTTTGAAGGATCAGATGTATCGGAAGGCAGAGGCACGGCAAATCCGTTTACCCTTATCGGCGCTCCGTACATCGATGCGGAAAAACTTGCCGATACGATGAATGCTGCAAAGTTGCGCGGCGTGCATTTTTTACCCGCCCGTTTTACCCCTTCCGCCTCCAAATACGTAGGCGTGCCGTGCCGCGGCGTACAACTTTTTATCACCGACTACAAAGCCTTCGAGCCGGTTAAAACGGGCGTAACGCTCTTGTTTGCCGTTAAGATTGCCTACCCCGATGATTTCCGGTTTTTGCCCACTCCGGAAGCAACAGCCGCAGACGGAAATCTTTCGGCTTCGATAGACCGGCTCGGCGGAGACAGCCTATTGCGGACAGCCTCTTCCGCAGCTGAAGTGTGCAGCATATTTGAAAAAGAAGCGAAAACTTTTTACCGGCGTATCAGGCCGTTTTTTATTTACTCGTAG
- a CDS encoding tetratricopeptide repeat protein, producing MKIKNITHLCCMIMTFSLFSCMTVPKESEIPEEATAADLTQKAQEAFDSGNYRAARVYYETILKRFADDESACIAAQYEIAHLHIKRHQWKDAYTILEKIMAQYEGPMAMHLPPDYYKLAKIDHTRAAEKLRIKTKQ from the coding sequence ATGAAGATAAAAAACATTACACATTTGTGTTGTATGATTATGACGTTCAGTCTTTTTTCGTGTATGACTGTCCCTAAAGAATCCGAAATACCGGAAGAAGCAACAGCAGCGGATTTAACGCAAAAAGCGCAAGAAGCCTTCGATTCAGGTAACTACCGCGCTGCACGTGTCTATTATGAGACTATCCTGAAACGTTTTGCCGATGATGAGAGTGCGTGCATCGCCGCTCAATATGAAATTGCACACTTGCATATCAAACGGCATCAATGGAAGGATGCGTATACCATACTCGAAAAGATTATGGCTCAATATGAAGGGCCGATGGCGATGCATTTGCCGCCCGATTATTATAAACTTGCAAAAATCGACCATACACGCGCTGCGGAAAAACTCCGTATTAAGACAAAGCAGTAG
- a CDS encoding OmpA family protein — MKYSLSLTVFILFASLFCYSYPSGMESQTVQNWETAQVDSKITIDLNKSGLYLPTDRNAAIRLIQQNRSSLLKNAYLSILVDSSHRIGNYLAEEKISFTDINTVINNGKSTAPILSQELQTAIVYHQNPLQGLANLFVKHNAPYTPSFFPLGTASKVYTGILIDARGQLPVHGEYSSEQLNPCLFPKIWNKNMNLIYEKNIVDPAQAKKHSIVLYTGTLDESEYRDRIGTEPLRIIARGVFGDNRTDPIISNEDAERILAKKENIELLRQGKIVIVCDKNTLQVSPTYPLVDEQFYFIYRDIEKFFLDREPENITLKAPENVIKITMHDEILFVADSAEILPDETGRLDVIAEALKKVGPNTHFLIEGHTADLNRPEGQRILSLQRADKIAEELAKRGIEVSRMQTAGYGATRPIAPNDTAENRAKNRRVEITILRD; from the coding sequence ATGAAATATTCACTTTCCCTTACCGTTTTCATTTTATTTGCTTCGCTCTTCTGCTACAGCTACCCGTCGGGGATGGAATCCCAAACAGTACAAAACTGGGAAACAGCTCAAGTAGATTCAAAAATCACGATAGATTTAAATAAAAGCGGGTTGTACCTGCCGACCGATAGAAATGCGGCAATACGGCTTATCCAACAGAACCGCTCTTCTCTCTTAAAGAATGCCTATCTTTCCATATTGGTGGATTCTTCCCATAGGATCGGCAACTATCTGGCAGAAGAAAAAATTTCCTTCACTGATATAAATACCGTCATTAACAACGGTAAAAGCACGGCGCCTATTCTCTCTCAAGAATTGCAGACGGCTATTGTTTATCATCAAAATCCTTTACAGGGACTTGCAAACCTTTTTGTAAAACATAATGCGCCGTATACCCCGTCTTTTTTTCCTCTCGGTACGGCGAGTAAGGTATACACCGGTATTTTAATCGATGCACGCGGACAGCTGCCGGTACACGGCGAGTATTCCAGTGAACAACTTAATCCGTGTTTGTTTCCGAAAATTTGGAATAAAAACATGAACTTGATTTACGAGAAGAATATCGTAGACCCTGCTCAGGCAAAAAAACACAGCATTGTTTTGTATACCGGAACTCTTGATGAAAGCGAATATCGGGACAGAATCGGTACCGAGCCATTGAGAATTATTGCGCGCGGCGTATTCGGCGACAACCGAACCGACCCGATCATCAGTAATGAAGATGCGGAACGTATCCTTGCAAAAAAGGAAAATATCGAACTGCTCCGTCAAGGAAAGATTGTTATTGTGTGTGATAAAAACACCTTGCAGGTTTCTCCGACATATCCGCTCGTGGATGAACAGTTCTACTTTATATACCGCGATATAGAAAAATTCTTCTTAGACCGCGAACCCGAAAACATCACCCTTAAAGCGCCCGAAAATGTTATCAAAATTACTATGCACGATGAGATACTATTCGTAGCGGATTCGGCAGAAATTCTTCCGGACGAAACAGGCCGTCTTGACGTAATTGCAGAAGCGTTGAAAAAAGTCGGCCCGAATACTCACTTCTTAATCGAAGGGCATACTGCTGACCTTAATCGCCCCGAAGGGCAACGCATCCTATCGCTACAACGGGCTGATAAAATTGCTGAAGAGCTTGCAAAACGAGGTATTGAAGTAAGTAGAATGCAAACTGCCGGATACGGAGCAACGCGTCCCATTGCACCGAACGACACCGCCGAAAACAGGGCAAAAAACCGCCGCGTAGAAATTACCATCCTGCGCGACTAG
- a CDS encoding LysM peptidoglycan-binding domain-containing protein has translation MRIHFTGKKSHIKYFCAGVIAGTLCIRPIYANAQPKPAVTETGVYFNKSLLQNFQSNTLLHNTLIPHDHPLVEKFRKQYMCTDGYDYLSKIMKRSAPYRDFIIELLESENMPAELLFLPVIESGFFETATSKSGAVGIWQFMRNSVGGFNIHIDDWVDERRDPWKTSVAAVKKLKWNYSQFNDWPLALAAYNSGVGTIRAAVKKAGKADYWYLAEHGYLKKETLYYVPKFLAIAEILSRSEELNIDWGKTEDHQPTSTIEIKRAIDVRLLAEELGLESEAIRKLNPSLRYFITPPSVKYQLRLPSAYTEAAQAVLSQSDKLLIKYYQYRIKSGDTLYALAKHYGVSVQSILNYNTGLKPETLKIGKTILIPALKSVGTYSGKSTAQAGNFDGTHTIRQGDTLWSIALKYSVSVELLAQKNNMSVNSVLKLGNTLKVPIL, from the coding sequence ATGCGTATACATTTTACCGGTAAAAAATCGCATATAAAGTACTTCTGTGCCGGTGTCATAGCAGGTACGCTGTGTATCCGCCCTATCTATGCGAATGCTCAGCCCAAACCGGCAGTCACAGAAACAGGTGTGTACTTCAATAAATCGCTTTTGCAAAATTTCCAAAGCAATACGTTACTACATAATACGCTTATCCCTCATGATCATCCGTTAGTCGAAAAATTCCGTAAGCAGTATATGTGTACCGACGGCTATGACTACCTTTCAAAAATAATGAAGCGTTCCGCTCCGTACCGCGATTTCATCATCGAACTCTTGGAATCCGAAAATATGCCTGCCGAACTGTTGTTCCTGCCTGTCATCGAATCGGGCTTTTTTGAAACGGCAACGTCAAAATCGGGAGCCGTCGGAATTTGGCAATTTATGAGGAACAGTGTCGGCGGATTTAATATCCACATCGACGATTGGGTTGATGAACGGCGGGATCCGTGGAAAACGAGTGTCGCCGCGGTAAAAAAACTCAAGTGGAACTACAGTCAATTCAACGACTGGCCCCTTGCGCTCGCCGCCTATAACAGCGGAGTGGGAACAATACGGGCAGCGGTCAAAAAAGCCGGCAAAGCTGATTACTGGTATCTCGCAGAACACGGGTATCTAAAAAAGGAAACACTGTACTATGTGCCGAAATTCCTTGCTATTGCGGAGATACTTTCCCGCAGCGAGGAACTTAACATCGATTGGGGAAAGACCGAAGACCACCAGCCTACTTCCACCATCGAAATCAAACGGGCAATCGACGTGCGGTTACTGGCAGAGGAGCTCGGACTTGAATCCGAAGCAATTAGAAAACTCAATCCTTCGCTCCGGTACTTTATCACACCGCCGAGCGTCAAATATCAGCTGCGCCTCCCTTCGGCTTATACGGAAGCAGCCCAAGCCGTACTCAGTCAATCGGATAAGCTGCTGATAAAATACTATCAGTACCGTATCAAATCAGGCGACACGCTCTATGCGCTTGCAAAACACTATGGGGTCAGCGTTCAAAGTATCTTAAACTACAACACCGGTCTTAAACCGGAAACACTGAAAATCGGAAAGACTATTTTAATCCCTGCATTAAAATCGGTCGGAACCTATTCGGGCAAAAGTACCGCGCAGGCAGGAAACTTTGACGGTACACATACCATCCGGCAGGGCGACACGCTGTGGTCGATCGCGCTGAAATATTCGGTTTCAGTCGAACTTTTAGCTCAAAAGAACAATATGTCGGTAAATAGTGTCCTCAAGTTAGGGAATACCCTAAAAGTGCCGATACTGTAA
- a CDS encoding lipopolysaccharide assembly protein LapB: protein MPPVIRFKKYLLVCSALCIGALCCSCSQDRFGYLYTGLREHRKEQKTLVALLEKEQDAQIRFALIDKITSHLQAEHKIKSLAVFLQSVIAAEPDNPYNAYFLLRLAAAYRDSQEDAIAAHYFEYIVQNYSDMMVNGQSIHLLCLKNLIELVGTARKSIVYYSRLLTDFYNEFDPAQAYFMLAQAYEKQGEWQLAIQAYTQFLNLHRFDVIIPGIPDSYGYARKIVDYSTSTKSWTFNTLDDLVKTIKAAIRARDYATLERCRSKVNFFAMSWKQELSDTQQQPDTNLKDFMYGSAISIASELDPSSTPYEAYLRTSGWNQYVRTWYLYFRKINFPADPAIHGRWEWAGIYYGEKL from the coding sequence ATGCCCCCCGTGATACGGTTTAAAAAGTACCTGCTTGTCTGTTCCGCCCTTTGTATCGGCGCTTTATGCTGTTCCTGTTCTCAGGATCGGTTCGGCTATCTCTATACCGGCTTACGAGAACACCGCAAAGAACAGAAAACCTTGGTCGCTTTATTGGAAAAAGAACAGGACGCTCAAATACGGTTCGCCCTTATCGACAAAATTACTTCTCATTTACAAGCTGAGCATAAAATAAAATCACTGGCAGTGTTCCTCCAATCCGTTATTGCTGCGGAACCGGACAATCCCTATAATGCCTACTTCCTTTTACGGCTTGCAGCGGCATATCGGGATTCCCAAGAAGATGCTATTGCAGCCCATTATTTTGAATATATTGTTCAAAATTATTCAGATATGATGGTAAACGGACAATCAATCCACTTGCTCTGCCTAAAAAATCTGATAGAGCTTGTCGGCACCGCCAGAAAATCGATTGTTTATTATTCGCGGCTTTTGACCGATTTTTATAATGAGTTCGACCCCGCACAAGCATATTTTATGCTCGCACAGGCTTATGAAAAACAAGGGGAATGGCAGCTTGCAATCCAAGCGTATACACAATTTTTAAATCTGCACCGGTTTGATGTTATTATTCCGGGTATCCCCGACAGCTACGGCTATGCGCGTAAGATTGTCGACTACAGTACCTCGACAAAAAGCTGGACGTTCAATACGCTTGACGATCTCGTAAAGACCATCAAGGCTGCAATCCGTGCGCGGGACTATGCGACCTTGGAACGGTGCCGATCAAAGGTTAACTTCTTTGCAATGTCGTGGAAGCAGGAGTTATCCGATACGCAGCAGCAGCCCGATACGAATCTAAAGGATTTTATGTACGGCAGTGCCATCAGTATTGCCTCCGAGCTGGATCCGTCCTCGACCCCTTACGAAGCTTATTTAAGGACTTCCGGTTGGAACCAATACGTCCGTACATGGTACCTCTACTTTAGAAAAATTAATTTTCCTGCCGATCCGGCAATCCACGGCCGCTGGGAATGGGCAGGCATCTATTATGGAGAAAAACTTTGA
- a CDS encoding transcriptional regulator, which translates to MQSDAFRFQAQEDFSKARNKAWINEMQNVMHPDKKRLLSLNDVKKILKPKNEVYVGLKTVPIKKIVGSEGRYNDFDNRFLPRSNELKQRWMNVDQAHLSDIILPPIQLYELGGLYFVRDGNHRVSVAKTQGVEFIDAEVISLQSEVQLPPDVRLDTLLDAVIRYEKRVFYNETHFGDLTDYWDLDFTAAGRYDVIYNHILVHKYYMNEQQHTEIDFNDALVSWYKTVYLPVIAVIDKYKLLSDFKDRTKSDIYVWIVKHWDSLKQKNGNDFSLDEAVLDFVALEKTAKAQAPSTLSKLKAKFLKLFKK; encoded by the coding sequence ATGCAATCGGATGCTTTCAGATTTCAGGCACAAGAAGATTTTTCCAAGGCGCGCAATAAGGCATGGATCAATGAGATGCAGAATGTCATGCATCCCGATAAAAAACGGCTTCTCTCTCTGAACGACGTAAAAAAGATTTTAAAGCCTAAGAATGAGGTGTATGTCGGGCTTAAAACGGTTCCGATCAAAAAGATAGTCGGCAGTGAGGGGCGCTATAATGATTTTGACAACCGCTTTTTACCCCGTTCAAACGAATTGAAGCAGCGGTGGATGAATGTCGATCAAGCTCATTTATCTGACATTATATTGCCGCCTATTCAGCTGTATGAACTCGGCGGGTTGTATTTTGTCCGGGACGGGAATCACCGTGTGTCGGTGGCGAAGACGCAGGGGGTTGAGTTTATCGATGCCGAAGTGATCTCGCTGCAGAGCGAGGTGCAGCTGCCGCCGGATGTCAGACTGGACACGCTGCTCGATGCGGTTATCCGTTACGAGAAACGGGTGTTTTATAACGAAACACATTTCGGCGATCTAACCGATTATTGGGATTTGGACTTTACCGCAGCCGGCCGCTACGATGTCATCTATAATCATATCCTTGTACATAAGTATTATATGAATGAGCAGCAGCATACCGAAATTGATTTTAATGATGCGCTGGTTTCTTGGTATAAAACGGTGTATCTTCCGGTTATCGCTGTGATAGATAAATATAAGCTGCTTTCCGATTTTAAAGACCGGACGAAGAGCGATATTTATGTCTGGATTGTCAAGCATTGGGATAGCCTCAAGCAAAAGAACGGCAACGATTTCAGTCTCGATGAAGCTGTGCTGGATTTTGTTGCATTAGAGAAAACGGCAAAGGCTCAAGCTCCTTCGACACTTTCAAAGCTTAAAGCAAAGTTTTTGAAGCTTTTTAAGAAGTAG
- a CDS encoding chromate transporter: protein MKDGLIRYVQLFTAFFKIGLFTFGGGMSMLPMLQKELVESKKWLTEEEILNYFAIGQCTPGIIAVNVATFCGYKRAGLSGAIVSTIGIVCPSWIVITLIAGSISRFSDIVWIQRAMKGVYVAVAALLARAVFTFGKKIITDFVTAGIAAGAFLAMSVWNISGILIVLAAGIIGFCAQIIRNGKRASSRREEDKE from the coding sequence ATGAAAGACGGATTAATACGCTATGTGCAGTTATTCACGGCTTTTTTTAAGATAGGGCTTTTTACCTTCGGCGGCGGTATGAGTATGCTGCCGATGCTGCAGAAAGAATTGGTAGAATCGAAAAAGTGGCTGACGGAAGAAGAAATCCTGAATTACTTTGCGATAGGGCAGTGTACGCCGGGAATTATTGCGGTGAACGTTGCGACGTTCTGCGGGTATAAGCGCGCCGGTCTTTCGGGTGCGATTGTGAGCACGATAGGGATTGTGTGTCCTTCGTGGATTGTCATTACGCTGATAGCCGGTTCCATCTCCCGCTTTTCCGATATTGTATGGATACAACGCGCGATGAAGGGTGTCTATGTTGCTGTTGCCGCCCTGCTTGCCCGTGCGGTTTTTACTTTCGGCAAAAAGATTATTACCGACTTTGTTACCGCGGGGATTGCCGCCGGTGCGTTTCTCGCGATGTCCGTGTGGAATATTTCCGGTATCTTGATAGTGCTTGCCGCCGGTATTATCGGGTTTTGTGCGCAGATTATCCGAAACGGTAAAAGAGCTTCCAGCCGCCGTGAGGAGGATAAAGAATGA
- a CDS encoding chromate transporter, producing the protein MSLFGLFFLFMYIGLSTIGGGLVAVSLMQQELVSRSIISSEQFIAMIAVSESTPGPIGINMATYIGYELYGIWGSLVLTTGIVLPSLIVIMLIARFAQSFQNAAPVKNTMYGLRAGAAGMIAAAAWNVLAVAVFTLPAFYASRQWTELVDWKAAAVFCLFLLVQILFKRLHPIFLILAGAAVGLVLF; encoded by the coding sequence ATGAGCTTATTCGGTTTGTTTTTCCTTTTTATGTATATCGGCCTTTCTACCATCGGCGGCGGGTTGGTTGCCGTCAGCTTGATGCAGCAGGAGCTGGTTTCTCGATCAATTATCAGCTCGGAACAGTTTATTGCAATGATAGCCGTTTCGGAATCGACGCCGGGTCCAATCGGTATCAACATGGCGACCTATATCGGGTACGAGCTGTATGGTATTTGGGGCAGCCTTGTGTTGACGACAGGCATTGTGCTGCCGTCGCTGATTGTGATTATGTTAATAGCCCGCTTTGCTCAATCGTTTCAAAATGCGGCGCCGGTTAAGAATACCATGTATGGGCTGCGGGCGGGGGCTGCGGGGATGATTGCCGCTGCGGCATGGAACGTACTTGCCGTTGCTGTATTCACATTGCCTGCCTTTTACGCTTCGCGGCAGTGGACGGAATTGGTTGACTGGAAAGCTGCAGCCGTCTTTTGCCTTTTTTTACTTGTGCAAATATTGTTTAAGCGGCTGCATCCCATCTTTTTAATTCTTGCCGGCGCTGCGGTCGGCCTTGTATTGTTTTAA
- a CDS encoding P-II family nitrogen regulator, translated as MTAFSLLIILVPHGQARKIIHEGRELGLIGATTLLAQGTVKSKLLDFLGINQIQKELILTMGEHDKLASIMEELNRRHKVTRKNFGIAFIIPITYSNKHFSGAMPPETQKEIQAMKSAIFTIVDRGRANDVVDATIEAGARGGTILHARGSGANQTKLIFDIEIEPEKEIVLTIVDPEQVEPVVAAIRSHSDIEKDGHGILFVLPITDAYGIK; from the coding sequence ATGACCGCTTTTTCATTATTGATCATTTTAGTGCCGCATGGACAGGCGCGGAAAATTATCCACGAAGGCAGGGAACTCGGCCTTATCGGCGCAACAACGCTGCTTGCTCAAGGTACCGTAAAAAGTAAGCTGCTCGATTTTCTCGGCATCAATCAAATCCAAAAGGAATTGATTTTGACGATGGGAGAACATGATAAACTTGCCTCGATTATGGAGGAACTGAACCGGCGGCATAAAGTAACCAGAAAAAATTTCGGCATTGCGTTCATCATTCCGATTACCTATTCAAATAAACATTTCAGCGGAGCAATGCCGCCGGAAACGCAAAAGGAGATACAAGCTATGAAGTCGGCGATTTTTACGATTGTAGATAGAGGACGAGCTAATGATGTTGTGGACGCTACCATAGAAGCGGGAGCACGCGGAGGCACCATCCTTCACGCCCGTGGTTCGGGGGCAAATCAAACAAAGCTGATTTTCGATATTGAAATAGAACCCGAAAAAGAAATTGTCTTAACAATTGTAGATCCCGAACAGGTTGAACCCGTCGTTGCCGCCATCCGCAGCCACAGCGATATTGAAAAAGACGGCCACGGAATCTTATTCGTGCTGCCCATCACCGACGCCTATGGAATAAAATAA